The DNA segment TTGCTACCCATCTGTCGGAGCCTGCGTTGTCAGTTCCTTGGGGATCCGACAAAGAGCAGGAAACACCATGAAGAggggcacccgtgtggctcagtcggttgagcgtccgacgctTGATTTGGGCCCAGGGCATGATcgcacagtcatgagatcgagccctgcatcgggctccacggtgtacgtggagcctgcttcagattctccctctctctctctctctgcctccctctgcccctcccctgcttgaccaatgcactctctgtctcaaaaaaaaacccacaaataaaataataataataataataataatatttaaaaaacgaAGATATGTCCTGAGAAAAGCTGACACCTCCTTCGTCAGCCTTCTTGTGGCTCCCTGCACCTGCTCTCATCCTTCCTAGAGCCCAAACCCGACCCTGCAACACCCCTGTCCAAACCCTCCAGGGACTCCCTCGTCCCGGTATCAGCCCCCGCTCCTTGTGCAACATTCAAGGCTCGATCAGCAACGGTGACCAAGCCCAACTCAGGCTGCCCCAGGCTCTCTATTGACTTCACTCTCAGGCAGGCCCTCCGCAGCTCAGCCTCAGAGGATAAAGgccagaggtagagagagagagagacagagagatcattGAAAAATTTAATTCCTAGGTCCGACCATGCCCGAAGCCAGAAATCGCTGCACTTGTCGTTTATGTGAGCCAAGAAATATCACaaccacctttttttcttttcttttcttttcttaagttggTTCGCTAAGGTTTCTGTTCCTTGCGACCATGTCTTTCCTGCAAATGCCCTTCTTGGCTAAAGTGAGCCAGGGTGGGCTTGCGGCCAAAGGACCCTAACGACTGCCAAGGGTCTTCACGATCCAGGCCCACGACCTGGCCAGGCCCCCCATCCCCACGTGCAGCCACGCcagcccacccacccctcccctccccacctctgcggGGGCCCTCCACATCCTTCCCCTCTTTGTTTACTGCTGCCTGCCCGCCTTTCCAATCCCGCTGGGCGAGAggtcctccaagaagccttcgcTGACTGTAGGGGTCTCTGGGACTCCCCCCATCGTGGTGTTGGCCGTGGGCTATTATAATCATCATGGAtctgtcttcccccaccccagactgTGGGTCACTGGAGGCAAGTCCGACCCATTGCGGTCACCCCCGGTTCTCAGCACAGGATCTGACTCCAAGTAGGCACTCTCCAGGTGAGTGGAGTTCAACACCTTACCTGGGGAGACATCAGGGTACTTATGCGGTCCATGACTTGTGATCAGAAACAGTGCAGGGTCAAGCACTCCCAGCCCTTGCCTATACCACATTTTAACGAATCACatcagggggacctgggtggctcagtcggttgagcgtcggaccttggctcaggtcacgatctcacggttcatgagttcgagccccacgcagggctcgctgctatcagcatggagcctgcttcggatcccccatctgtctctctctctctctccctcccccgcttgtgctctctcgctctccctctctctcaaaaataaataaacataaaaaaaaaaaaaaagaatcaggtcAGCCAAAGAGAAGCGTGATGCTGCTTTATTGAAATTTCTTCCCCGTCACACACAAAGCAATTATCCAAGGGGGTGCTGGCAGGGAACCTCTTGCACAGCCCTCTGCCTCGGTATCCCCCTCTCAGACCCCAGAGAACGTGCCTCCATGGCCCTGTCTCCGCCTTGGGGTCAGCGTCCTCAGGAACCCCGGAAACAGGAAAAAGAGGGGGTGTTGGGACCAAAACCTTCCCTTCTGCCATCACCAACACGAGCGCCCGTGGCAGGGTCTGGGCCCACAAAGAGTCTGCCTGCCTAACCTGTGGATTCAGTCCAGCCAACAGACCCGCCTGGCGTCGGGGCTAAATTTCTGCTTAAGCACAAGCACTGGGCAGGACGGAGTCCCCTGTGCCGGGACTGGTGACGGACGGGCCAGCCTGCAGAATGGACTGGCAGTCGCTGCGTGACTATAGTGACCACGTGCGGCCAGCTGCTGGTGACGACAACTCTCCGGCAAAACCACCGTGTGTCGGGACGGTTCTGTGACGAGACAACCGTTATTTCCTGGAAGTAGCTGCTGGGTGACGTCTGGCAAGTGCCTGAATGTTCATTTGCGCTAACAATCGCTCAGCCACCCAGAGGCGCCCAAGGGACCAGCGTGGGTGACCAGTTGCCGGGGGCGATTGCATGGCATAGTTTGGGGGCTAAtttgatttttgtcattgttattgTTGAATGCTGTCCCTAGTTTAAAACTGACTGATGGGCGGCGGACCGTAATTGTTGAAACAAGCCGTCTGAAGAAATCGGACGGCTGTGCTTGGTGGAGGtggcggggggcgcgggggggggggggaccaagaGGCGATGACTGGGCGGCATCGTTTGTTGTGTGAACGGACAACGGCCTGAAAGCCAACGCGATGGCTGTTGCCGTCTGGACAAACCACCTCCCTGCACGGGGAGGCGTAGTTTGATTTGGCAGCCACGTGGTGAAGCGGTCAAGTTGCAAGTTGTTTAACCAAACCCCCCGAACTTAGAATGACGAACAGGTGAGACAAGTGCTGAAGCTGGAAACGAGCCGAGGTTCGTCGGACTGAACTTCTGAGGGACTCCGGGAGCCACTCCGCCGACAGCGTTGACCCAGTCGTGAGCATCTCCCAGGCCCCACGGGACAAGCAGGCCAGCGAGGGGGACGCAAGCCGGTTTGTCCTGAAGTCAGCCGGGCGGCTCACCCCGGGGCCGCAGGGGCCACCAAAGCGAAGAAGCGGCTTGCGAGACAGCTCCGCCCCTCCCAGCACCAGGGCTGGGCCTGGCGGGCGTCACACCTCCGAGTAGGGGGGTGGTGCGGGGTCCCCATCCGGGGTCTTGTAGGGCAGAGACACGGCTTCCTCATAGGACGGCAGGACCACCTGGGAGCGACAGAGAGACAAGGGCTGACGATTGGCCGGAAGGAACCAGGATGCCAACCTGGAGTCAAGGGACTccaacccccacctctggcaGAATGGATGACGGTGACCAGCACCTTGCCCACCCAGGACCTTGGGTGCTTACTCTGCTTGACACTGCATGCACGAGACAGGGGACAGACTGGCCTCTGCCTGTTCAGCTTCAAACCCCCTTGTTTTGATAACCATGCACCATTTTCCCTGGGAAAACGTTCTCGGTCCACATGCTTCCAGAAGAGTGGGTCCCACCCCTTAGATCCAAGGACATGCGCCCTGGGTGCGGCCACGCAAAGTAGAATCTCCTCCCCCCTGGCTAGCATCATTGGTTTGGGGATAGGCTTGCGACCCAAGCTCGTCCTTCAGGCGTGCTCCTGGGACTTTCTGCTGGGGTTGCTGAGAGGGTGGGATGTCAACCTAGGGATTTTGGCAGCCATTTTGCCACCACCAGGACAGGGCTACCTGAAAACGTAGCCAACACTGAGGAGAGGACAGTCCAGAGACGGAGAGAATGAGATCTCACCAGATGTCACAACTCAGCCAGCCTGAGCCAGACTTACACTGGACGCTCAAGTCCTGGGAGCCAATAAATTCCCTGTTATCACTTGAGTCAGACCGAGTTGATTTCTGCCATTGGCGACCAACAGACTCTTGGCTAATAcaacccccattttacagaggaggaaagtggCACCAGACGTTTAAACCAGCGGCACTTTGCTCGTCTCATCTCCAATCAGCTGCTTCTAAGACCGCCTCAGCCCTCTGCCTAGAaggccccttcccctttcccagctAACTTGCATCGACTGACAGTCTAAGACTTGGTCAAgtgtcacctcttccaggaagtcttccctgatacCCCAGATGAGACCAGGTACCTCTTCTATGCTCCCATTTCCCCCCCCAACGCTACGCCCTGAGTTGCAATCAGATCTCTGAATCTGGATTCACTCTGGGCTATGCACTCCCCCAGCACAGGGTGGCATCTTAAGtcctctctgcacccccagggTTGGATATAAGGCCACCAAAGAGTAAGAGGCAGAAAAtattgcatgcatgcatgaatgagtAACATCCTAGACTATCAGGGCCAAAAGAgatcttcccatttcttctggTCCAATCATCTCACAGTGGAGAAACTGAaccccagggagggagagaggcttgCCCCAAATGACACAAGGTATGGCAGGGCTGGgacctgacccccacccccacccccaccaggctcACCTTCTGGAGCATCTTGGAGCTGCTCCTCTCCTCGGCTGAGTTCATGTACTTCATGAACTTGTAGCATCTCCACACGCACTTGAACATGTAGACCTGGAAAAAGGCCCGGGTCAGGCTACGCTTTGCCGGCCCTTCTTCTCGCTGACCCAGCACGCCTGGGACAGATGCTGGGCACTCCCCGGGGAGCCCCAGCTCAGCCCAGAAGGTAGCAACTGGCCACTGCTGCCCACGCCCTTGTTCCGGTTGAGGGGTGCCTCACCGGCCAGCCCCAAGTGTTCCACACACTGTCCTTTTCACTGCCCCCACAGACCTAGCGCAGAAGGGGGCTTCTGGGGGCTTCTGGGtccccctccagcctccctggcAATGGTCCTACAAATCATTCTTCTCCACCCCCCGAGCTGGGAAACTCCCCACCTCCTGAGACAACCCCGTCCTTCTTGAGACAGAGCCCGTGGTGGGAAACCTTTTCTCCCAAAGTGCTTAGGATATGTCATTCGTTAAAGCAGATTACAAAACAGCATCCTGCGTTTATAAAGGCAGAAAAAACTATATCTACAGATGTATACATCTGGCAGATGACGTCAGCAACTGTTTACTCTTAGCAGTTGATGTAAGAAGGGGGGGCGGATTTTCCAAGGTGGGGAGTGAAGCCCCCAAGGGCCTGTTCAAGAAACAATAGCCAAtaggtctctctctgcccctaaaccACCCCCCAAGGAAGGAGAGTGGGTCCCGTCTCAGGAAGCTCTCTTGTTTTACGGAACCCCACGATGAGGACTTAGAGGTCGcaggaataaacaaaatgaattataaaagaaCGAAGTAGGAGGGGCCTGGGGAAACCAAGCAGGTGGAAGGTGGCCAGTGAGGCAGCATGCGGGACGCAGAGAGAGCTCCCACCCAAGGGGGtaaagaagaggaggggagatgggggggggacAGGGCTGTGTGGTGGCCTTGATGTATGACGTCAACCCCCGCGCTGGTTCCCCCAAACCTTCTGGAAAGTTCTCGCTGCACCTCACTAAAGCCCTTGTGCTGGGTTCGCCCTTAGAGGGAAGGTTCGAAGGAGTGAAGTCCCATTTCCAGGCTGGCATTAGGTGACCCCAAAGATTGCTCGGGGCCTCCAACTGAAGGAGACAGTGATGTCCGGTGACAGCCACCCACACGGAAAGACGGGAAGGAGATGCACCCGGATATCTGGACGTGGTCCCCGGGCGGTGGTGGGTGGTGAGTTGACTGCCTCCTTTCTGCTCATCTTGTCACAGTCAGAAAAGAACCCTCTTTAAAGCCCCTTCTTCTGCCGAGTCGACATCAGCCTCCCCGCGGCTTTGGGACACGGGTTCCAGCGCTGGCCTCTGGAATCCCCATGAGGGTCCTTCGGGTATTTGAAGACAGGGATTATGTCTCCCTTGACTCATCTCTCTTCTCAGCTGAATTGCCCTGGTCTCCCTGACTCCCTCAGATGGCAGAGTTTTCTTACCTCCTGGTCATGCTGCTATTGACACACTCCAGTCTGTCCTGTCTCTCTAGGAAGTCTCTAGAGTTCTTATCTCTCTAAGAACTCTAAGGTCTAAGGGACCCGACACGGGACTCTATCCTCTGGACCAGACCACCTCCGAGAAGAATACaaccactcccctccctccctctcatcacCCAACCTCTAGTAACATGACCTCAGGACCCACCTACATTTTGGTGCTTGAATCACAGAAAACTGTGACAGGGCAAAGCAATATTAATTACgtccctttcacagatgagaccCCAGGCCCAGAGAGAAGTGGCTCGAACACCAGCTACACAGCTAGCAAGGGGAGAGCTGGGACTCACATCCAAGACTTTCTGAATCTGATTCCAGACCGAACAACTCCTCCTTCCCTGGATCAGGGTTCTCTCCAGGTTACACGGTAAGTCCTTGACACCTGAacatggcgggggcggggggttcTTCACAGATCCCCTCCCTCTCAATGGGATGTCCCCGGGGATCCTAAGTGGGGTCCAAGGAGCTGGTGTGGGAGGGCTGGAGTAAGGAGCCAAGAGCAGGGAGGGCAGCAGCGGCTCCCCACGCTTCCcagagctggggggcggggcctcTCACCTTCAGGATGAGGACAGTGATGAAGGCGATGGAGAAAATGATCATCATCTTGATGAACTGGCTGTGAGCCATACCCTCCTGGCTGGGGAGATAGTTCTGCAAGAGATTTGGGGGCCACGTCAGCGCCTCTGCCCGCAAGGGACTCTTCCAGCGTCCACACGTGGAGGAATGACACAGGCGTGGCACAGCCATCATCCTGCCCGACCCCTGCCAGGGGCGCGACCTACCATCAGCCCCAGGCGACAGGCAAGCTCAGCAAGCCCTCCCAGTTGGCTCTTTCCTGGCTGGAGCACTGGGCCCCCAGCTGCGGTGGGGCCACGCCGATGTCCTTCTCCAGAGGACGGGCTCCCGGACGAGGGCTCTGGGAGGTACGTCCCAGCCACACCAGTAAGCCGTGTCGGGAGTGGGCCTTCCAGAGCTAGTCAAGCCCTTGGCGTccgcggccccctccccacctcaggtGTAACCTCAGGAGAGACCCTGAGTGTGAACGACCCAGCTGGGTCTGCTCCCTCGGACCCAGCGTGAGACAGCAACGGTTAGCCATTCCGCGTCACTAGGTTTGGGGATAATTTGTCAGACCGCTAGAGACAACGAGTATTATTTCTGCGGTGCAATTCACACATCAGGGCTCCCTCTGGGATCGAGCAGGGCCGCCCCCAAAGTCGCACGTCCTCCCGGCTTCTCCCTTTGCCTCCCCTGCTTCTCTGACTCCTTTTCAAGCGACGTCCTGAGAGCTCTCCTTCGAGAAATCACCCCCACCAAGAGTCCTCCTCCCAGGCTCCGCTTAGGAAGGGGGCCCAGCCTGAgcacggaggcacagagaggggaagcagCTTGCTCCAGGCCGCAGAGCCGGTGATGGGCGCCGCCCCCTAGCCCAGACTCACCATGTGGTTCATGGCCTTGAAGTTGAGATAGGTGGGTACTTCCATGTAGGAGCTGCAGAGTGTCAGGACGCTCAGGCAGAAATCCAGCAACTGCAGGGTCATCAGGGGGACCTTGGGGGCGCCCTTGGGAAGGCAAAGGcgggaggaaggaaacaaaccGGCAGTGAGGCCCTAACCCAGAGGTCCCGGGGCTGTGGGGCACACGGTGCTCCCTCAGCCCGAGAGACACTCCGCCAAGGATGCTGACGACTGTCCAGCCCACAGCACCCAGAAAGAAACGGACGCCCGTTTCTCAGACATTCCCGCCAAGGGCTGGTGGCAGGCCCCGGGGTCCAGCCCGGGTCCAGCAACTCAGTCTCTTCCAGGACAACAGTTAGGGAAAGTCTGAAGGTGACTTTTGGGGCTCCGAGTCAGGGAGCGGCACCCTCCGTCACAGGCATTGGCCCTCATTGTTGTCTTTAGCCTCCTTCCTTCCGCTAGGTCACAAAGGAGGGacagagcaggggctggggacTGAAATGGCCATGTGCCCTTCCCTGTGGTATAGCATCACGTGTGGCTGGCATTTGATTGCCCGCAAGGCGCTGAGCGCCCCGGATACACCTCCCTCCCTGAATGCCCATAACACTGTTGATGATGTGCCATCACGGGCGCATTTTCCAGAGGAGGAGGCTTGGGGCGATCCGACGGAGCTCGGGCTCATCACCCAGGGAGGGGCCCCGGGGACTCCCACCCTCGCCAGCCTGAGCCCCTACCACCTCCCCCAGGCAAGGGGGGTGGTTGTGGGACGTGGGTCAGGGCTGGGTACTCACAACCCTGCTGCTCCGGGAGGCAAACTTGAGGTAGGAGGGCAGCTCGATGTAGGAGCCCAGCAGagtgagcaagcagaggaggaagtcCATGATTTGCAGGGACAGGAAGGGCAGCAGGTACTTCTCCCGGTTCTGGAAGAC comes from the Acinonyx jubatus isolate Ajub_Pintada_27869175 chromosome C1, VMU_Ajub_asm_v1.0, whole genome shotgun sequence genome and includes:
- the LAPTM5 gene encoding lysosomal-associated transmembrane protein 5; translated protein: MAPRTAAVRQTCCCFNVRIATTALAIYHVIMSVLLFIEHSVEVAHGKASCKVWQNGYLRLANLISSFLLITMLFVISLSLLIGVVKNREKYLLPFLSLQIMDFLLCLLTLLGSYIELPSYLKFASRSSRVGAPKVPLMTLQLLDFCLSVLTLCSSYMEVPTYLNFKAMNHMNYLPSQEGMAHSQFIKMMIIFSIAFITVLILKVYMFKCVWRCYKFMKYMNSAEERSSSKMLQKVVLPSYEEAVSLPYKTPDGDPAPPPYSEV